CAGGTACTTCGCAAACCAGGTACTTCGCAAACCAGGCGCCTGCTAAAGTAGCTGGCTACAGGAGACAGTATGGATCGCCTCGAAACACTGAAGGTCAGAGAGCTGGAAGTCGCAATACGAATCTGGCACCCCGATGCACCCAATACTGTCGTCGCCTGGCATGGCCTGGCCCGCCATGGCGGCGATTTCGAGCGCATGGCCCGCGTACTCGGTCCCGAGTGGCGTATCCTCGCGCCCGACACTCCCGGGCGCGGCCTGTCCAGCTGGTCGCTCTATCCTGCAAACGATTATCTCTACTCTCATTACATGACGATTGCCGTCGCCATTCTCGACCATTTTGCGCTTGAAAATGTTGATTGGGTCGGCACTTCGATGGGTGGTTTGCTGGGTATGCTGCTGGCCGCCGAGCCATATACTCGTAGTCGAATCAAGCGTCTGGTACTCAATGACGTGGGCCCTGAGCTGACTCGTGAAGGCCTGACCGAAATCGCCAGCTACTTTTCCATCCCCTATCGATTCAGTCGCTTCAGCCAGTTGGACGCTGAACTGCGTCGCCATTACGCCGGATTCGGCATCACCGACGAAGACGCCTGGCGTGAACTGGTGCTGGGTAGTGCCCGACGCCTGCCGGACGGCAGTTGGAGTTATCACTACGATCCTCGTATCGGTGAGCAATTCGTCCATGACACCCCACGTGATACCTGGGCTGACTGGGATGCCATCGAGTGTCCACTGATGGTTGTTCGTGGCGAAGATTCCCCACTGCTGTCCCGTGAAAGCGTTGAGCGCATGGCGGAGCGCAAGCCTTCGCTGACCACTCTTGAGATACCAGGCTGCGGCCATGCGCCCATGCTCGACCGAGAATCTCAGGTAGCGCCAATTCGGGAATTTCTCGAAGCCTCCCTTGAACCCACTACGGTGAAAAAACAGGCCAGCAGCTGGTGGCGCCGCCTGTTTGGATAAGAGCGCGCCGGAGCAACGCTGTTGTAGTGGAATCCAGACCACTCGATCGAATCAGAATCGCTCCGGCCAGATCAGAACTGCTCCAGCCGGGCCAGGGTCGCCAACAAGCCACTGCGATAACCACTCCCGAACAACACTAGATGATTGAGCAGAGGATAGAGTTGAAACAGCGCCTCTCGCCGCGGCCAGTCATCTGGAGCCGAGCCATTCCAGTACGCCTCGAAGAACTCATCGCCAGGCGCACCGAACAACGTCAGCATTGCCAGATCGACCTCGGGGTAATGACGATAGACTGCCGGGTCGATCAGTGCTGGTCCACGATTCGAGTAGAGTAGATTACCCGACCACAGGTCGCCATGAATCAGACTCGCCGACACATTCGGCAGCCAGGATTCCAGGCCGTTGGCTACTGCGTGCAACTGCTGTTGATCAGTCTCGCTCAGCAAGCCCCGCTTCCCAGCCAATTCAGTCAACGGCAACAAGCGCCTGGCGCGCTGGAACTCACGTCCGTCAGCACAGGGGGTATTGGGCTGTGGTGTCCGCCCACAGGCATTGTCGTGTTCCCAGCCATGCGCCGGGCGACGCACAGTATGCAACCCACGCAGGCCCTCCCCCAGCCGCGCAGGCTGAGGTGAGCCGCGCTCGAGAAACTCCATGATCAGCCAGTCACCGGCAAGGCCCACCACTTCCGGTACCACCAAAGGGCTGGCATGGGCGGCAAGCGCCCGCAGCCCATCGGCCTCGCCAGCCAGACGCTGAGCATCGTCACGCTTGGCGACCAGCCGTCCCTGATCCGTATCAATCACACAAACCGCAGCGATGTCGCCACCCGACAGTGCCTGCGGAGCTGCCAGAAGTTGAAGTCCAAGTTGCTCAGCGGCCAGTTCAAGCTGCATGCTTTATCCACTCCCTGTGATCTCTCACTGGTGTGCTTCCAGCATCACTGATTCAAGGATCACTGGTTCCAGGGTCACTGGCTCCAGGGTCACTGGCCCCACGACCATCACTATTTCTTTCACCACGATATATCCTTCACCACCACTTATCCCCCTCCACTACGCAATGGGAACCGTCATGTACAAGCTTGCC
This Halomonas huangheensis DNA region includes the following protein-coding sequences:
- a CDS encoding fructosamine kinase family protein, encoding MQLELAAEQLGLQLLAAPQALSGGDIAAVCVIDTDQGRLVAKRDDAQRLAGEADGLRALAAHASPLVVPEVVGLAGDWLIMEFLERGSPQPARLGEGLRGLHTVRRPAHGWEHDNACGRTPQPNTPCADGREFQRARRLLPLTELAGKRGLLSETDQQQLHAVANGLESWLPNVSASLIHGDLWSGNLLYSNRGPALIDPAVYRHYPEVDLAMLTLFGAPGDEFFEAYWNGSAPDDWPRREALFQLYPLLNHLVLFGSGYRSGLLATLARLEQF
- a CDS encoding alpha/beta fold hydrolase is translated as MDRLETLKVRELEVAIRIWHPDAPNTVVAWHGLARHGGDFERMARVLGPEWRILAPDTPGRGLSSWSLYPANDYLYSHYMTIAVAILDHFALENVDWVGTSMGGLLGMLLAAEPYTRSRIKRLVLNDVGPELTREGLTEIASYFSIPYRFSRFSQLDAELRRHYAGFGITDEDAWRELVLGSARRLPDGSWSYHYDPRIGEQFVHDTPRDTWADWDAIECPLMVVRGEDSPLLSRESVERMAERKPSLTTLEIPGCGHAPMLDRESQVAPIREFLEASLEPTTVKKQASSWWRRLFG